The window AACGACATcgaattgtatgtttgttttgtatttcgcacaaagctactcgagggatatctgcgctagccgtccctaatttagtagtgtaagactagaggaaaggcagctagtcattaccacccaccgccaactcttttaccagcgaatagtgggattgaccgtcacattataatgcccccatggctgaaagggcgagcatgttcggtgcgaccgggattcgaacccgcaacccacggattacgagtcaaacgccttaacccacctagtcatgccgggccgctCTGATAAGTAAGTTCTTTTTAGCAAGAAATCTGCCGTCGGCAATGGATGTGACGGACAACAAATGGTTGAAATGCTATCAAACACTTCATATTTTTTGTTAGCTCTGGTGGACTAAATAaagaatatagtattataaactaCAACAGGCCTAACTAATACTGATGACTAGAGTTTTCCAATCTATGCAGTTTAATGACAAGCGTAGATTATCTAATACACCAGATATAGCGTGCTCGTCAAAAATGCTGGATCGGTTTAACAAATTCgatataaagaataatacattttgtgtCAGAGAAACTAACAGACGTTTTCCAACAATACTGAAAGAACATTTCAAAGCTCTTTCACATAAGTTGAACACATGGTTAAGCATAATCACTTCTTTGATTTTTCagagtagattgtttgtttgtttgtttttcttatttcgcgcaaagctactcgagggctatctgcactagccgtccctaatttaccagtgtaagactagagggaaggcagctagtcatcaccacccaccgccaactcttggactactcttttgccaacgaatagtgggattgaccgtcacattataacgcccccacgctgaaagggcgagcatgtttggcgcgacggggatgcgagtcgcacgccttaactcgcttggccatgccgggccctcataGAGTAGAAATAACTGGCAAAACAATATAAATcgtataaaattttctttatcaaaaagGCCCGGCAAgactaagcgtgttaaggcgtgcgactcgtaatctgatggtcgcgggttcgcatctccggcgcgccaaacatgctcgccctttcagccgtgggggcgttataatgtgcgatcaatcccactattcgttggtaaaagagttggcggtgggtggtgataactagctgccttccctctaatcttacattactaaattatggacggctagcgcagatacccagccctcgagtagctttgtgcgaaattcaaaaaaataaacaatctttatcaaaaaacaaaaaccttacaTTAACAAATATGcaagtgtgtgtttatatttattcttatttttgctCTTCTCacttaaatattgttgatttcagTTACATCATTGTGATATTGTAGCACGTGAAAGATATAATTCTTACTTAAATCTACCCAGATGAAGATACTACGTACACCAAGAAGaaagtattgtttaaagtttttaaatatgtgCATTCGATTATCCgttactaaataaacaacattgttaagGGTTTGTTTAAGCGTCACTGTaagatattgttgtaacagtatTACAATTCGGTATTACTATGACAACagaattctacttttatttaaaaagctTGTGGCGTAACAGTGTCTCTTCAATTTATGAAAGATCATTTACATTTGAAACAAAAGCTGAAATCCATCAAGTCGAAGAATCGTACGGTTGTGAGAAATCAAATCATCACGTTTCAGCTTTCTATACAACGCACTCTGAATTAGAGTGCAGCTATACTGAAgtagaaaacatgaaaaatattttgcaatttagTATTTCTACAACTCAATCAGCCACTGTTGTACCAATAAACAGTCAACTACAAGAATATATAGTTACCTTCCTGAATACAAAAAGAAACCTGTGGTACAACGGTGGGTATTCCCTTGTTCAAACAGCAGAGATACTTATAATGAAACCCAGAGCAAGTAAAGTTACCGATATTACGAAGCGGAAGAATTTGATTGACAGAAGTCTGACACATAAAATcggtaagataattttaaatatccttatagtttatgtaatacaTTGTGAGTCTGTCATGGCCTAAACGTTAGTGTCACGAGATGTGAAATCGAAAGATCTAAGTTTGAAAATTCCACTAAACAAGCTCCATACTGTGGGAGTGTgaatacagttattattttcaaacacacataaaaaacacTGTCAGTAGCGGGCCCTGCTGACTGGATGGTTTCCCTGTAgtgtctgtttttttgttttttttaagtacgttcaggtaattaatttcaataacttaAAACTCGCAAATGTTATTTTACACGTTACATTGTGGTTAATCAGCAATCCAATTACAACTATTTGGTATAACTGAATTTATTTCAAGAACGGCAATATAATTGTGTAAAGTGAATTAGTATCGGACTGATCTATTATTTGGAGACAAAAAGAATCAATTTAATTACTGTGATAATGGTTATTAACACCCGTTGCTTGGTTAGCTTTGATGAAATGgaaattattacagaatatttttaatcaaagatTAGACATCTGTAACATTTTGTTCAAAGATTTCGTTGTTTTGCTAAAACAGTTTCTGttaatctagtttgttttttgttttttttcagcatctacatcatcagtgctagccctccctaatttagtaatgtaagactagagggaaggcagctagtcatcaccacccaccgccaactcttgggctactcttttaccaacgaatagtgggattgaccgtaacattataacgcccccacggctgaaagggcgagcatgtttggcgcgaccgggatgcgaacccgcgactctcagattatgagttaaacgccctaaccatctggtaaTGAACAGTGAAATCTAAACCTTTACCTTTAAGTTATATAAATGAACACAGGTAAATTACTTTCATGCACATAGTTTTGGAAAAATGATGCTTCGTTGGTGATGAATATCTTGGAAACGAGTCAGTATTCAAATGAActttcggatccccgtcacaccaaacattttcgctctttcagccgtagagacgttataatgtgagtgtcaatctcactattttgtaaaaaagtagccccacagttggtggtgggtgtgatgactagctgccttccctctagtcttacattgctaaattagggacggcttgcgcagataaccctcgtgtagctttcagcgaaattccaaaaacaaacaaatgaattatttgtacattttgcATTTATCCAAAAACGTTTGTGAGTCGTggtttaaaaatgtacatttttaaaaaccattaattaatattctctaaattgaaagaaaaattgatACAATAAGAGTGTATAACAAttactaataaagtaaaaacCGAAATATATTCAATATGTTGTTTGTATACTTGCTACATTCTTTATTAACAACTAGGTGGCGTacctttgtagaatggacggcaactgttgTGGAAAAACGAGTGCAGAAGACAATGTTTCCAAAGCCTTCTGTCTTTCTAAATATCGTCCCCTACACTTATttctctacaacaggcagttgccgtccattctacaaagtttcatcatgaatactttgcctaaacaatctatcaaagaataggtGGCGTACCGTTAAACTGGACGAAAGTTATGCAGATTTATAATtcatgaaaggttatcttaggatatgaaaagATGGtccccttatatgtaattgtcaaaaaaacaaacaacatgtaaACCGCAAATCTGCAAGTATCTTTGCATGAACACACCAAACCATTATGCCAAATTTGGAGACGATCTATCAACAGAGACAAAGTAATGATATTAAACGTAAAATaacccataaaaactgcaaaacccAAAAATGTGAAACGCAAATTTGCAGGTATATCTGCATGAATCCAACAGAACTCCGTAGTAGTGGTAATAAAAACGAAAACACAGTAAAACGCaaaattgaaagtttgtttatacCTCAGCAGAGACTCAATAAACGTCCATAATAAATTTGAGGAATATCTATTCACACTGCGAATAGATTAATTAGACATACAACAAATAagcactattacatttatataaactacaaagtttatataattataaaattagacATACAACAAATAagcactattacatttatataaactctttaaaaataatgtcgcctgcgtgtgttttcttatagcaaagccacgttgggctatccgctgagcccaccgaggggaatctaacccctaattttagtgttgtaaatccgtagacataccgctgtactagcggggtgctgtCACCCCCATTTTCTTAACATAAGTCTCGTAAAGCTTAACAATTAACAGGTAATAGCTGGAGGAATTATAACACAGAAAATTGGAGTTCGATCCTTGCATCGGTCACAGCATACTGTCGTTGGGCAGTTTTGCACTTTAAAAcacaaatgaaatgaaaacttcaTATTCTTAATAATTCCGCCCTATTTCTGCTGGTAAAGCAGTGAAGTTAATATTTAACGTTATATGGCAATGTGAATTTAAAACGATACTTTTCACACCTCAGTATGATCACtcatttagttttaaattcaaaataattagatTGAACGTGGCCCAATGGTTAGCCTGCCCGACTGCGAATCTGCGAGTTCACATTTCACGTCATTTTcctgcaaaatatttaatataaatttcactCCACATTCAATCAGATgagagttgctcaagagttgcAGTGGATGCTGTTGATTAACTGATTTTCTTTTATCCCATAATTTCAATTTAGGGACAGTAATTCGTGATAACgacaaacccacttgaagtagaaacgtattctcaagacagctggtatgggtattaaaactttaattaaaacaaactacagaataaAGTTTTGgtcttcttagatcatcttcaggtcgaaacgttgttttgtattttattttaattaaagttttaatacctataccagccatcttgagaatacaaagtTAGGGACAATTAGTGCAGGCAACCCTTAATTTTGCGCGAATATTCGAAAATAACtaacatgaaaacaatttttttttggcTGTGTACAAATTTGTACAATAGATTACCTGCACTCTGCCCGCCACGAGAATTGGACCCTTCATTTTCAGTCTTGTAATTCCGTGAAGTTACCTTTACCCCACTGTGGagcttaattacaaattaaaatatgtaagcttataggttttatttatcaattttcgCATAAAACTTCTCAAAGgtgatgtttaaaattaagtacaatgtCTGTGCTctctccaccacgggtatcgaaacttgatttctgGTGATGTGAGTCCGCACACcccactgtgtcactggagggacACTATTCGACTGCTATAAACGCTAGAAGTTTTTAAGTTTGAAGTAATACTCTagaaagctagtcaacaccatccagcatttaccaacgaataattagaTTGCCCGTCacttataacgacctcacggttgaaagagagaacatgttttgttacagtattcaaacccgcgatccaaAGAATTAGTCGGGTGTCCTAGCCACCAGATCGTGGTTCTTACAGAATAAGGCAAAATAAACAAGACACATCGAGAAAGTatagaaaatacccaaataaACACTTAACAACTAAAACTGCTCAACTTAATCAGGTGTTATTCTGAAAAAGAGATTCATGAATAAAAAAAGATGACTGGGAAAACCTCAGTTCTAACATTTAACAGAGTGAACTTCATTCTTTGTCTTTGGTCCCTTTTATCACTTCgaaatgaaattgtacaaaaaagtgtcgtttataaattatttctgtttcaaaaatacaCTAGCATTTCAGACGTGAATCAGAGATGCTAAAATAAGTACCACTTTGATCTTAAAACCTGAAATGCATTTATACTTCTGACTTAGATGTAAAGCgtgttaaatgaacagaaaacTGCGCTCGCAAAATACAGCCAcgcagttatatatatatacgcagtGTCCCCTAATGTGTTctgtttcagaaataaataaaaccaaaattaaaataataaatatttttatttcttgcttttaaagtaCATATATCATGCTGTGTTGCAGCAtgcagagtgcataattcttcttgtgATTCGTGTCATGCGCAAGTTGCACTTCATGACAGCgcaaattgcaacgttaaacgTCCCTTACGTgacgttattttagtgtctactgactgacagacagacaacacactatcTTATTGTTGTGAGAATGGTAAAAACAAATGACTTCTCTTGTCTAACAAGCATATTGTTTTTCCCATTGATTTAAACATCAGAAAAATTAAAGTGACTGTTTTTAATCATCTGTGTCATCTGTTGGGACAGAGGTAACTCTTCGGATTTGCAACCCTGAAAtaaggggttggattcccctcggtggactcagcagatagccagatgtagctttgctataacaaaacacatatacTAAACAAATATTTGCCTTGCTGtcgatttaaatattattaactgcttttttgtttgacattgtataataattgtaattttatctgtttcaacGTAGTCATTAAAGTGTAAGAAGtctaaactatttactttatctaGAGCAAAAACTCCTACTAGCAtgttaaagatttaaataaaatattattttgtttgatttcaagTCTTAACAGTTCTGTTTTTgaacattataatattgtaaataatgcCAAAACtgagaaatcaaaataaaaaagacaagtaacaacaTTAAAAgagataatatgtaatatgtctaaatgtttatatTCACTCAAAATATGTGTGCATAACATATTTTGGAacatttaatatagaatttttCAGCATTTCTAAACTGAATTTGAATGGATTTTCCATcacgtttttttttacaatgttagCAATAGATTTATTTTTAGGATAACTCAAACaaattaacgattctaagattAGATGTACTAATAACGACAGTATATACCGTTAAGCGTTATTTTTAGATAGCAAGTAGATAACACATagcacattttaatataaaaagttactCCTTAAGAAGAATTGTAGAGCATAAAGGATGGGTCACTACAATGCACAGCCCCGATCTGCTATAATCATAAAATACgaattagaatttttaaaaataaataaaactagttacctaacattcaaataattgtattttataaagttataatttttactgaatattcAGAATAAATACTTCGTAATATATCAAGTAAAACTCAATACCCTAGACTTCTGGTCACACAATCTTCACATACTGGTAACAATGGTCGTTATAAATTAACAGTGACTGTAGATTAATCTTCATAGATTGTTGATACGACAGGTAAGTTACTAAACAAAAATGAATTCCGTAGACAAgtgtaaaaacaacattttctctATATTATTGTTTCAACTGTGGAACGATTATCTTATACAACtattataacaatgtaataatttacgggttcgattcccctcgttggactcagcagatagcccgatgtggctttgctataagaaaaaaaaacacacacttgtaGACTGCTACTATATACGCTAACTCCCATAGAATGCTGTTATAATTTTCTACTAAACTCTGTTAAAGTCCTGTTATATTGATAGGTTATTAAATGTGATTGACAATATATTTgaagttatatattaaaaaaagaaaaacttccaaGAAAAGCAAGTTGGAAGAATCACACTCAGTCTCTTTCTTATTTGAAATTCCATTTGAAAATCAGTACACATTTACATAAATCCTTGGCTACATGACGACCAGACCTCTTAAAAACAATATGGAAGCTGAGGTCACAGAATCGACGGATACGATACGAAAAACAAGAGTTAATTATCGTCTTTGCGAGAAACCTTGTGCAAAAACGGGCCCAACCCAATGTACACGAAACAATAATATATCCTTCATGGTTTTGTCATTTACCATAAGGTCGCCCCTACCGAATAGAACACGAAACATATGACCACGTGACTGTTGTctaactgttgaaaaaaaaaaaacatctgccATACACTATTATTTCTAGGCTACGCTGTTGATGCACCACGTTCCATCTGTGGATTAAAATTCACTTGTTGATCAAAAACCATGCAGTTTAGCAGTggcaaaatgtttgtaaaaaaaacaaaaaacgtggaaggaaacttttaataatttaaattcaaaacatgttTACTTGTGTTACTTCCTTCACGAGTGTAATAACAGATGTTTTTAATTGAAGTACTTTATACCTTAATAATTGTTTTGGTTAAAGCAAAACTATCTACCGGTCTCGTTGTcagaatttatatttcttttcaacataaattatgttattttatgaattgaaatattattattattagttgacACCTAGTCATGATTTTCAGCTCAACCGCCTATTTGTTTAGCCCTCGAAAAATCTGGAAATTGTGTGAAGGTTTGAAATAATTTGGCCTTTACTTTCTTTTGACCTCTATATTATTTGacgttacatttaattttattttgtaacttattttaaaattatattgttgttggcATTCCTTCTTATCACCATCAAAAAATATCTGAGATGCGAAACTTGACTGGCATAATGAACATTGTTAAACGATTCAGTAAAACTCCCGGTGACATTTTTGATTGTCAAAATGTCGATAATGTAACTGCGCAGCACTTGGAATACAAGAAGGTCTTGAAATAAATACcaaaaatagtaattaaaaattGTGTACAAACTGCAGTGATTTACCATAACTACATGAAGCTGACATGTACGTTTTCattgataacaaaaatgtttgttcataggttatttaaataattgccTCCCGGCCTTGGTGGCTTGGCAGCACGTCTAAGACCTTATAGCACTAAATATCTAGTTTCGATGCTCACGATGGACATAAAATAGATAGTCCAGTGTGTAGCTGTGTGTTTAATAGCAAGCAATTATTAGAAAGATTAAAGCATTTTTAGCACCTTGGAACAGTGGGTagattataagagtgacagtcaaatccagcTATTAAATCAGCAAATAATAATCCAAGAAATTACTTTAGATGGTGTTGAATGGCTGGCTTCCTTTTGACTTCGAAACTCAGGACGGGTTTGTGCATATAATCGTATGTGATCACGTGTAGCTTTGATTCAGAAACCTTGAAAACAAGCTACTGTGAAATCCTATTTTCATTTCCATGTGATTTTAAATCCTACAAGAATTCTACAGAAAATAAATAGTACACAGATGTCTTCAGAATACATGTTTACACCTTGCTGTACACACCAAGAAAGGAATAACCTTGATTTTTGTTATGAACAACACAGTGCTTCACATTCGACTTTGTGTGTGTTGCTTTTTTTCTCAGTGTTCTAGATTgactttttaaattcaaaatgtcTCACAATCACTGATTTTACTGGGTCATGATAACACCACCACATGTATAAAAGTAGACAAAACTGAGGAACAGTCCAAGTGGTCCACAAAACACGACAGTAGCAACATGATCGTTAAGGTAAGGAACTGTATTTTCACATTGacaattattagtattataaattactaGCCCGTGAACTAAAGTATTAGCTGAGTTtggtgtattattaatattgaacaCGGGAtatacataacattattgttcACGCAGTATCTCGCATAACTTTATTGTTGAAGATTTTTTTATACCTGGCATaggataagaataaaaatataaatagaataaacataataaaacttggAATTctgattttttagtttttaaaatattgcttgaTTATCTTTCGATCATTTTCTTGTATCACCAGACAGTTGCTCCATTTTCAGAGcttttaaagcaaacaaaacagatgataacagtttctcattattgtatttattcataAGATTACGTATGTAAATACATATAGCTTTTtacgtaatatttttatgttttaatggatttattttTCAGATTGCCACCTTTTTCGCCTTGCTAGTTGTCGTCCGTGGTGGTCTGTACCATGGTTTAGCAGGCGGTTCTAGTATCAGTTCTCGCCGCCAGGATgtaagtaatatttaattattctataaaGTGATGTATTTTTGCCATAaagagtaataacaatatatttaacgaATGAAATTCAGTTAAAGATAATAAGTTGAATTACATAACATATTTACCCACCAATGTTTAGTATAAGCACACATGAAATTTTAGGATAGCTAATTGATTTAACTCGATTcgaatgaaaattaattaaggcAAATGTTTATCGATTGcttctaaattttttaaacacaatttaaaatattacaggaCTTTGGCAACTACGCCTTCAACTACGACATTGTTGACCCACTCGGGGCCACCAATGGCCGTTGGGAGGCTGGAGACGGATACGGAAACAAACGTGGAGCCTACAGTCTGACTGACATCGACGGTCGTGCCCGCAGAGTTGAGTACGTTGCTGATGGTGCTGGTTTCCGTGCTGTGGTCAAGACCAACGAACCAGGAACCGCCGCTAGTGCTCCAGCTGCAGCCGTTGTGGCCTCCAGCCAACCAGGTGTTGTCACTCACGGACCTGCTGTAGTGAAGGCTCATGTTACTGCTGCCTCTGCCTATGCATATGGAAACCCTGTTCACGTCGCTGGTATCTATAGGGCTCCTGTGTATGGAGCTGGATTCTTGAAGTATCATTAAATGCACATATGTATTTTAGTCCTTTCGTTAAGATATATCAATGCATACACATATGAATTATCTAAAAGAATATTCTGTTTCGGCTACTAACATTCTGAGCTTCAAATTCTCGACTATCTAAACCCGAATTCTTCCCGAGTATTAGTATCGTatctttatttacacaaaagtcTTAACTTATTGCAGTGTGCTGAAAATGATAGCGTGTGAGACAGAACTGTATCGttctgtccaccgaggggaattttTGTATGCACTCACAACTGCCTGTATagtttgtatttatgtaataaatcTTATTTGGTTGGTATAGAAGAACTAGTATCAAATACTTTTCGCGTGCTTTTCAACATAGCATTTTCGAGAATAAAAGTGCCATTGAAAGTCGAGCTGTGAACCAGCTGAATAATTACACCTAATGACTCGATTCAATACAACTTATTGcacgttaatatttatttttttttttataaatataaaacttttgttttttctctttcttgttcATCAGCACATTAAACACGACATTAGCTGTGTGTTTCGTACCAAcacagaataaaattttaaaaataattttctcagtCCTAGCTCTTCAGAAAAGAACCCGTATACATTAAGACAATATTTGAACAATATTCAGCAAACTACCTGAATGGAAATATCAGTATAACTAGACTGGAAACTGAGAAAAGTATGAAATTCTCatcaattttatttcacaaatgcACATACTTGAGTATAAGAGATTTCCTACATTTATAGCTCAGTTCACGAACTATGTACGGTTTTACACAGTGCTTGAAGTTAAAGCCTTTAGTTGAGGTAGTGTGCAACTGGTTCGCTTCAACACGATTCGGCTCATCATGGCcgagtagttagggcgctcgactcctaatatgagggtcgcgggttcgaatccccgtcacactaaacatgcacgccctttcactaatgggggcgttataatgttacagtcaatcccattattctttggtaaaagagtagcccaagagttggtggtgggtggtgatgactagctgccttccctctagtcttacactactaaattagggacggctaacttagataactctcgtgtagctttgcgcgaaattcaaaaacaaacaatcaacaagaGTCTCTGGAAACTACACGTCTGGAATCCCCCTCAATGTTcttgagataaaataaaataatagtattatctATTCTGACATTTAATCTTCACGACATAAATAATCTGCGGTAATGTCGTAAATTGTCCAACACAATACTGTAAACACTGTTTTGGAGGTCATGCAACTTAATGATTTCAAGTAGTATAACCTTTACagcattttgtattattttgttcattgtttttttgtCTCGAGCGTTGGCTTTGATTCGACATGGAATTAAGAATCAAATACAcatcaaattacattattaaaactacCCCATGTCTTCGAATGTGTATTCTATGGACCcaaaatatcagtatttaaacGTAAAATACAGTCGTTATAATAAAAGCATGTAAATTCACAACGATGCATAACTTACTAGACCCATCAGAACTATAAACAGTATTGATACATATTGCACGTCACAACTATATAGGATCGTCTCCTTCGTTAATGTTATTTTGACTTGATGTCATAATCATTAGCCTAAGCTACCACCTAAGTGCAAATTATTTAGGTAGGATATAACCTAGtatctgataataaaaataattcattcataATTAGGCTCAGGTTATCGTGTTCACTTCTAACCATGATAACGATTGGCCGATCATTACAATTCCTAATTATAAGACCTGTATTTTGATCGATAGACCGATGCTTAGGAAGAAATGTTTATACTTGACAGAAACCATTAGTTACATTAGGAATAACAGATTTCAAAATCGTTATCATTTATAGGTGACTCAGTTCCAGGTTACGGTTTAAGCGGTGAAAGCTGGCGAACTATTGAAAACTAATAGGTTtaatatttgtgatgaaaatCACTTACGCTGAATTTCACCACAGATATTTCAATATACCT of the Tachypleus tridentatus isolate NWPU-2018 chromosome 13, ASM421037v1, whole genome shotgun sequence genome contains:
- the LOC143238117 gene encoding adult-specific rigid cuticular protein 15.7-like, which encodes MIVKIATFFALLVVVRGGLYHGLAGGSSISSRRQDDFGNYAFNYDIVDPLGATNGRWEAGDGYGNKRGAYSLTDIDGRARRVEYVADGAGFRAVVKTNEPGTAASAPAAAVVASSQPGVVTHGPAVVKAHVTAASAYAYGNPVHVAGIYRAPVYGAGFLKYH